The DNA sequence TTTGAATTGATTGAAAAAACCGaacaaaccgaaccaaaccaaatcAGTGATTAGAGCAGTTCGATGATCGGTCCGGTTCTTAAAACCTTGAAATATATAGACCacaataaattaaaactttGTAAAACTGAATTATGGCATGATGCTGATCAATATGGATTATCTTGGTTTAATGTTGCTGAATCGAAATTATATTGTTTTACTAAGATTTTGAGGATCACATTCTAATAATTAACCTTGCATATTAGTATCTGAGCTTTTAATAGAATTGAGCTTTTAATAGAATTTAGAGGTGCTGAAATTTGGGTTGGCAGGGATAGAAACTAGAATttatctgtaaatttattttgtgtttccGGTTCAGTTCAACGGCAAAGTAGATAAGTGTGGATCAACAGAACCTAAGTTCAGATTGTGGATATGTCACTATATGATATTCAAGAATGCATATGTAGGGAAGTAGTAGTTTTGCGTATTTAAAAGAAATATATTTTAAGTTGAAAATGAGCTCTAAGTAAGTTTGTGCATTATAATATGAGTAAGTTTGTGTATTTATAAACGATAACTTCAGGCACCAGTTTTATAGATTTCGTTGGGTGCAAGTTTTTGAAATAGTTTTAGATATATAAGGTGAGATGGTCGTTGACATGGTATCGAAGTAAATCAAAACTTCAACTCTTGTCATTTTCGTTCTAAGTTGGAGTATATTATCAATATCAACAAGCTTAATAAaagttatattttaatatgtttatttatatttattattttattataaaataattattttggttAAACTCGTTAGACTAATAAatcattaaattaataattagagtGGTTTAATAATTGATccagtttttaaaattttattttgatatattaatttctaaagaaaaaaatagtaataaaGTTCTCCAGAATAGTAAATGTGGACACATTATCTCCAAATTAGTCCCTATGACGAgggtaaaaaattttaatttgaattaatttgTCCACGGGTATTATCGTAAAAGATTTTGttaatacttttttttcctttaagaTTCATCTGTCCAAAGTATAAATTTTTAGGGATATATTTGTCActttgttcttttattttttaccgTTAATTTGATTCGGTTGATTTTAATGGTTGAGATGAAACAATTGATGCTGCCAATTTTTTTGTGAAGGATCCACCCCTGAATTACAAGCTCGTAATTTACTCATTCGCCCTCAGTGAGTGCATGACATTTATCCAAAGAGAAGACAACTGAGAAAACCCTTCTTCAGAACTACTGAACTTGCTCTTCATCTTCGTCTTCATCATCTTCAATGGCAATGGCAACACCTACATTACCAACTATCAACCTAATGTAGCATAATATCAATACCCCTTTCTTTTTGCGTAACACTCCCATGTCTTCCCCTTTCCTCCTCCGTTATCCTCCTTCCTCATCTCCCTTCCCACAATCCCTAAACCCCAAATTCAGAACCTTTCCCATACGCCTCAATTCCACTTCCATTGTATCATCCCAAATTCAAACACCAGAACCCGAAAATGACGACAACAAAGATAAAACTCGCAACAAAAACCTCAGTTTCCTCAAGCTTACAGTGACCCTTACTGTTATCTCTGCTTCCCTGCCACAAGCCACCACCCTTGCTGCTGAATCCGCCGTGAAGGGAAAGAAAAGGGCACCCAAAAAGGCCGAAGCTTTGACGCTGGAGGAGCTGAAGTCATGGGCTCAGGGTCTTCCAGTGGTCTCTGATCGTCTTCCCTACAGCGAAATTATTGAACTAAAGAAGGCTGAGAAGCTCAGACACATAATTAAGCCCGGTTCTATAAACTTGAGGCAAAAGGCCGAACCAGTTCTGGTGGTTCTAGAAGACTCTAGAGTGTTCAGGACGGTTTTGCCATCGTTTGAGACTCATAGGAAGTTTTGGGAATCATGGGATGAATTAAAAATTGGTTCTTTGTGTATGAATACATACACACCACCCCTTAAGAGGCCTAACTTGCCCCTTCCTATATGGGCAAGGGGTCCGGTGCTACCTGCTATTGAAAAGTTTATGCTTAAGCTTGCTGAGAAGAAACCGAAGATAGAATCCAAGAAGGCGAAAGAGTATAGGGAGATGAGGATGGAACTTAAGAGGCAGAGGGAAGAGGAGCTGAAAGCTATGAGGGAAGAGAGGAAGGAGTTGGAGAGGGCCAAGAAGGCGCAGAGGAAGGCCGAGGAGAGGCGGCGAAAGAAGGAGATAAGGAAGAGGAAGTATCAGGAGTCATTGATTCGGGCAAGGGATAATTATGTGAGGATGGCTGATCTTTGGTATGATTTGGCAAATAATCCTAATGTTGTCAATGCACTTGGCTTGGTTTTCTTCTACATTTTCTATAGGATTGTGGTGCTTAATTATAGGAAGCAAAAGAAGGATTATGAGGATAGGCTTAAGATTGAGAGAGCTGAGGCTGAGGAGAGAAGGAAGATGAGGGAGTTGGAGAAGGAGATGGAGGGTGTTGAacgtgatgatgatgatgatgagagtgAGCATGAGAAAGGGGAGGAGCAGAATGATTATTTGAAGATGGCAAAGCAGTTTATGAAGTCGGGGGCACGCATTCGGAGAGCTAAGAACAAGAGTCTTCCTCAGTATTTAGAGAGAGGTGTAGATGTGAAGTTTAGTGATGTTGCAGGGCTGGGTAAGATACGTCTTGAATTGGAGGAGATTGTCAAGTTCTTTACTCACGGGGAAATGTACCGAAGGAGAGGAGTGAAAATACCAGGTAACTCCAGTCAACACTTGATAATAGAATGCATTAATTTGAACTGCCTTAGCCTTAGGGAAAGCCTATTTGGTGGTTCGCATACAGTTTGTTCTTACAGGTTCTACGTTTTTCATTTAACAtaaagaaagaaggaaaggaTAAAACACAATTTGCTTATGTTTTATACTTGATTTTCTAAACGTTGGATTGGTCACATTATCAGGTGGTATACTTCTTTGTGGCCCTCCTGGGGTGGGAAAGACATTGCTGGCAAAAGCAGTGGCTGGTGAGGCAGGGGTTAATTTCTTCTCTATTTCCGCTTCACAATTTGTGGAGATATACGTTGGTGTAGGGGCATCTCGTGTGCGAGCACTGTACACGGAAGCCAGGGAAAATGTATGTGATTGTTTCGGCTTTGTCATTGTGCTCTTGCTTTCTTTAGAGTAAAATAAGATCTTGTTTCTTgcaattcttttatttatttgcattgaGCAGATAGTAGTCTATTGTTTCCAATCATGCTACACTTTTACAGAATCACCTGAAATTTACCTACTTTCTTCTGCTTTAGTTTTTGCATTCAATTGCCAACAATTTTCTTCAATCTTTCTCAGGCTCCAtctgttgtcttcattgatgagcTGGATGCTGTGGGAAGGGAGCGTGGCTTGATTAAGGGTTCAGGTGGACAGGAACGTGATGCTACTCTCAATCAGGTTAAACATGGCACCACTTAACTTCCAACTGCTTTCATGAAGTATGTATATATTGGTTGATGTTTACTATTTACCGAATGTTCCAGCTCTTGGTGTGCTTAGATGGATTTGAAGGAAGAGGAGAGGTGATCACTATTGCATCCACCAATCGACCAGACATTCTGGATCCTGCACTTGTGAGACCTGGTCGGTTTGATCGAAAAATATTTATTCCCAAGCCTGGCCTCATTGGTCGCATAGAAATTCTAAAGGTTGCTCCTCCTCTACTATGTTACATCTGTGGTTTTTGGCTTCAGGCTTCAGTTTTCTCAAGTATACAATACTGTTTATGGTCATCCTTTCAAAACTTGGCTATTGTGATTTTTGACTAATCTTTCTTCCTTTCCCTTCCTTGTGATACTTTGATAGGTCCATGCTCGTAAAAAGCCAATGGCAGAAGATGTGGACTATTTTGCTGTTGCTAGTATGACTGATGGCATGGTTGGTGCAGAGCTAGCTAACATAGTTGAGGTTGCTGCCATCAACATGATGCGTGATTCAAGGACTGAGGTAATATCTCCtattgaaaaggatttgataGTCAGACCACCAATTGTAGCTTGCATACTTTTATTTACTGCATTTCACTGTGGCAGATTACTACTGA is a window from the Arachis stenosperma cultivar V10309 chromosome 3, arast.V10309.gnm1.PFL2, whole genome shotgun sequence genome containing:
- the LOC130966358 gene encoding LOW QUALITY PROTEIN: probable inactive ATP-dependent zinc metalloprotease FTSHI 2, chloroplastic (The sequence of the model RefSeq protein was modified relative to this genomic sequence to represent the inferred CDS: inserted 2 bases in 1 codon): MSSPFLLRYPPSSSPFPQSLNPKFRTFPIRLNSTSIVSSQIQTPEPENDDNKDKTRNKNLSFLKLTVTLTVISASLPQATTLAAESAVKGKKRAPKKAEALTLEELKSWAQGLPVVSDRLPYSEIIELKKAEKLRHIIKPGSINLRQKAEPVLVVLEDSRVFRTVLPSFETHRKFWESWDELKIGSLCMNTYTPPLKRPNLPLPIWARGPVLPAIEKFMLKLAEKKPKIESKKAKEYREMRMELKRQREEELKAMREERKELERAKKAQRKAEERRRKKEIRKRKYQESLIRARDNYVRMADLWYDLANNPNVVNALGLVFFYIFYRIVVLNYRKQKKDYEDRLKIERAEAEERRKMRELEKEMEGVERDDDDDESEHEKGEEQNDYLKMAKQFMKSGARIRRAKNKSLPQYLERGVDVKFSDVAGLGKIRLELEEIVKFFTHGEMYRRRGVKIPGGILLCGPPGVGKTLLAKAVAGEAGVNFFSISASQFVEIYVGVGASRVRALYTEARENAPSVVFIDELDAVGRERGLIKGSGGQERDATLNQLLVCLDGFEGRGEVITIASTNRPDILDPALVRPGRFDRKIFIPKPGLIGRIEILKVHARKKPMAEDVDYFAVASMTDGMVGAELANIVEVAAINMMRDSRTEITTDDLLQAAQMEERGMLDKKERSMETWKQVAINEAAMAVVAVNFPDLKNIEFVTIAPRAGRELGYVRVKMDPIKFNEGMLTRQSVLDHITVQLAPRAADEIWFGSGQLSTIWAETADNARSAARIFVLGGLSEKHHGITNFWVADRINDIDLEAMRIVNLCYERAKEILHENKVLMDAVVNELVEKKNITKQDFFHLVDLHGSIKPMPPSILDLRAAKQXEFQQLRNDENQTVLESNS